In the genome of Saccharomonospora viridis DSM 43017, one region contains:
- the infC gene encoding translation initiation factor IF-3 yields MSSEARINERIRVPEVRLVGPNGEQVGIVRIEDALRLAQEADLDLVEVAPQARPPVAKLMDYGKYKYESAQKARESRRNQQLTVIKEQKLRPKIDPHDYETKKGHVSRFLEAGNKVKVTIMFRGREQSRPELGFRLLQRLAEDVAELGFVESKPKQDGRNMVMVLAPHKNAKAKSKASKGADSSGS; encoded by the coding sequence ATCAGCTCCGAGGCGCGCATCAACGAGCGCATCCGCGTCCCCGAGGTTCGCCTCGTGGGACCGAACGGTGAGCAGGTCGGTATCGTCCGTATCGAGGACGCGCTGCGGCTCGCTCAGGAGGCCGACCTCGATCTCGTCGAGGTCGCCCCACAGGCACGTCCGCCTGTGGCCAAGCTCATGGACTACGGGAAGTACAAGTACGAAAGTGCTCAGAAAGCCCGTGAGTCCCGCCGCAATCAGCAGCTCACCGTTATCAAGGAACAGAAGCTGCGCCCCAAGATCGACCCGCACGATTACGAGACGAAGAAGGGGCATGTGTCCCGATTCCTCGAGGCGGGGAACAAGGTCAAGGTGACGATCATGTTCCGCGGGCGCGAGCAGTCGAGGCCGGAGCTCGGGTTCCGACTGCTGCAGCGACTCGCCGAGGACGTGGCCGAACTGGGCTTCGTCGAATCGAAGCCGAAGCAGGACGGTCGCAACATGGTCATGGTTCTTGCGCCACACAAGAACGCCAAGGCGAAGTCGAAGGCGTCGAAGGGCGCAGACAGCAGCGGGTCGTGA